Proteins found in one Sphingomonas sp. SORGH_AS_0879 genomic segment:
- a CDS encoding TorF family putative porin — MRFSTILLGGLSLVAATPALAQDSGTETAPPSPITVSGSAAILTDYRLRGVSQTNKNASVQAALTIAHESGFYIGTFASNLAGWGTFGGANMELDGIAGYKHSYGTATVDAGVTWYTYPGGASETDVVEFFGRLSGTAGPATLTAGAYYAPKQTSLGNFSNTSYSRGQRWDNVYLTGDGAVGIPSTPITAKAHIGYSKGNPGLGPNGTSLSPTGSYWDWSLGADVAAYKNLTFNVSYIDTDITKSKAAYIQPNFSQYQTPGGASISDATVVFSLTAAF, encoded by the coding sequence ATGCGCTTCTCCACGATCCTCCTTGGCGGCCTCTCGCTGGTTGCCGCGACGCCCGCCTTGGCGCAGGACAGCGGCACCGAAACCGCACCGCCCTCGCCCATCACGGTCAGCGGCAGCGCCGCGATCCTGACCGACTATCGCCTTCGCGGCGTGTCGCAGACCAACAAGAACGCCTCCGTCCAGGCCGCGCTGACCATCGCGCATGAAAGCGGCTTCTATATCGGCACCTTCGCCTCCAATCTGGCGGGCTGGGGCACGTTCGGCGGCGCCAATATGGAGCTGGACGGCATTGCCGGGTACAAGCACAGCTACGGCACCGCGACCGTCGACGCGGGCGTGACCTGGTACACCTATCCGGGCGGCGCGTCGGAAACCGACGTGGTCGAATTCTTCGGCCGCCTGTCGGGCACCGCGGGTCCCGCGACACTGACCGCCGGCGCCTATTACGCGCCCAAGCAGACCTCGCTCGGCAACTTCTCCAACACCTCGTACAGCCGGGGCCAGCGCTGGGATAACGTCTATCTGACCGGCGACGGCGCGGTCGGCATTCCCAGCACGCCGATCACCGCCAAGGCGCATATCGGCTATTCCAAGGGCAATCCGGGCCTGGGCCCCAACGGCACCAGCCTGTCGCCCACCGGCAGCTATTGGGACTGGTCGCTGGGTGCCGATGTCGCCGCGTACAAGAACCTGACCTTCAACGTCTCGTACATCGACACCGACATCACCAAGTCGAAGGCGGCCTATATCCAGCCGAACTTCTCGCAATATCAGACGCCGGGGGGCGCCTCGATCTCGGATGCGACGGTGGTCTTCTCGCTGACCGCGGCCTTCTGA